In Malus sylvestris chromosome 15, drMalSylv7.2, whole genome shotgun sequence, a single genomic region encodes these proteins:
- the LOC126605454 gene encoding heavy metal-associated isoprenylated plant protein 23-like: MGVGGTLEYLSDLVNSSGHKHKKKKQLQTVELKVRMDCDGCELKVKNALSSLTGVKSVEINRKQQKVSVTGYVEPNKVLKKAKSTGKRAEIWPYVPYNLVAQPYIAQAYDKKAPPGYVRNVDNNPSSTGTVTKYEDPYTTMFSDDNPNACSIM; this comes from the exons ATGGGAGTTGGAGGAACATTGGAGTACTTGTCTGATCTGGTGAACAGCAGTGGCCACAAAcacaaaaagaagaagcaaTTACAGACAGTGGAGCTCAAAGTCAGGATGGACTGTGATGGCTGTGAGCTTAAGGTCAAGAATGCCCTCTCTTCCTTAACTG GAGTTAAATCTGTGGAGATAAACAGAAAGCAACAGAAGGTGAGTGTGACTGGGTATGTTGAACCAAACAAAGTGCTGAAGAAGGCAAAGTCAACAGGGAAGAGGGCAGAGATATGGCCTTATGTGCCCTACAACTTAGTGGCACAGCCCTACATTGCCCAGGCTTATGACAAGAAGGCACCTCCTGGTTATGTCAGAAATGTGGACAACAATCCCTCCTCCACTGGGACTGTCACAAAATATGAAGACCCTTACACCACCATGTTCAG